One genomic segment of Impatiens glandulifera chromosome 6, dImpGla2.1, whole genome shotgun sequence includes these proteins:
- the LOC124943173 gene encoding F-box protein CPR1-like: protein MVQLPDEIIEEILCRLRVRYLLRFRCVSKSWLAIISSSYFIKLHLNQSLQTKSILSRLFFTSYCDHFRVDFDSHSFLRPVKMNYFKLRYPNHKTSICDSCDGLLCIKAYGDTPKLFLWNPSTKKSIQLPYPKSIADEKGWIWVYRFGYDNINNDYKVVELLFPINKNKENYKINVYSLKSNSWHSPKKFPYPPRISSIGYSITSGAMHWISRMGLDSKGEGSIVAFHLGTEKYRVITPPESSCSHFYLYLSNLEGCLSTIGHYFSCTVDIFLLKEYGGKNEHWSKLITFSPTVGSGYQIPNEVITYSKCGKKILFLMEDNRLVWYNLEQKSEEDIGVSCDQVYTYMESIVSLDVPK, encoded by the coding sequence ATGGTGCAATTACCGGATGAGATTATAGAAGAGATTCTTTGTCGATTGCGTGTAAGATATCTGCTCCGATTCAGATGTGTATCCAAATCTTGGCTTGCCATAATCAGTAGCTCTTATTTCATCAAATTGCATCTTAACCAATCACTTCAAACCAAGAGCATCCTTAGCCGCCTTTTTTTCACGAGTTATTGCGATCACTTTCGGGTGGATTTTGATTCCCACAGCTTTCTTCGACCGGTGAAGATGAATTACTTTAAATTGCGGTATCCAAATCATAAAACTTCGATTTGTGATTCTTGTGATGGCTTGCTTTGCATAAAAGCATACGGTGATACACCCAAGTTATTTTTATGGAATCCATCAACAAAAAAGTCTATACAACTTCCTTATCCTAAATCGATTGCTGATGAAAAAGGTTGGATTTGGGTTTATCGATTTGGTTACGACAACATCAATAATGATTACAAGGTAGTGGAACTATTGTTtcctataaataaaaataaagaaaattataagattaatgTTTATAGTTTGAAATCAAATTCGTGGCATAGTCCAAAGAAGTTTCCCTACCCTCCGAGGATTAGTAGCATTGGATATTCCATAACTAGTGGAGCTATGCACTGGATATCAAGAATGGGATTAGATTCAAAAGGTGAAGGATCAATTGTTGCCTTTCATCTTGGGACAGAGAAATATAGAGTAATTACACCGCCTGAGTCGAGTTGTTCtcatttctatttatatttaagtaatttagaAGGATGCCTTTCCACAATTGGTCATTATTTCTCGTGTACTGtggatatatttttgttgaaggAATACGGTGGGAAGAATGAACATTGGTCGAAATTGATTACATTTTCACCAACAGTAGGTTCCGGGTACCAGATTCCTAATGAAGTTATTACTTATTCAAAATGTGGTAAGAAAATACTGTTTCTAATGGAGGATAATAGGCTTGTTTGGTATAATTTAGAACAGAAATCAGAAGAGGATATTGGGGTTTCTTGTGACCAAGTATACACTTACATGGAAAGTATTGTCTCTCTTGATGTTCCAAAGTAG